From a region of the Candidatus Methylomirabilis tolerans genome:
- a CDS encoding metallophosphoesterase, translating to MDRVLRQPGEHPDRTMELTRRMFLHKSLLAGAAAGVASAGWFPWLNTLDLAFGAEAFKFVWVSDSHLYPKTLNTRFVDKVTRAMKEVQAMSPPADFLIYGGDLAQLGDPVELDLGAEILKEVTIKKVFIPGEHDWYLDMGMKWEKLFGNSSWTFDHKGVRFIGLDTVSRGPDYWTAKKMTPKERMGHMATLDGSVAGSWAGVGRDQLLWLSTTLSNWPKNRPVVIFSHNPLYEYYPPWNFWVRDWREVHEVLKPFTNVTNIHGHTHQVLYNEIGKMRSIGMLATSWTWPYAPEGVPTLTKCKVRVDPGDPFDGVGWSKLTVSAAEKLENDYVMWRKDILGETPWDSGCADNANQILSPRLADREWPYYGAYK from the coding sequence ATGGATCGAGTGTTACGGCAGCCCGGTGAACATCCTGACAGGACCATGGAACTCACCCGCCGCATGTTCCTTCATAAATCGTTACTTGCCGGTGCCGCCGCCGGCGTCGCCTCAGCGGGATGGTTTCCGTGGCTGAATACCCTCGATTTGGCCTTCGGCGCCGAAGCCTTCAAATTCGTCTGGGTCTCGGACTCCCACCTATACCCAAAAACGCTCAACACTCGTTTTGTCGATAAGGTGACCCGCGCGATGAAAGAAGTCCAAGCCATGTCGCCGCCTGCTGATTTTCTGATCTATGGAGGTGATTTGGCGCAGCTCGGGGACCCGGTCGAGTTGGACCTCGGGGCCGAAATCCTCAAAGAGGTGACCATCAAAAAGGTCTTCATCCCCGGAGAGCACGACTGGTACCTCGATATGGGAATGAAGTGGGAGAAGCTCTTTGGCAACTCCTCCTGGACCTTCGACCACAAAGGGGTCCGCTTTATCGGACTCGATACCGTCAGCCGCGGTCCGGACTATTGGACAGCCAAGAAGATGACCCCCAAAGAGCGGATGGGTCATATGGCGACACTTGATGGGAGTGTAGCCGGCTCCTGGGCCGGTGTCGGTCGCGATCAGCTCTTATGGCTATCCACCACCCTATCCAACTGGCCAAAGAATAGACCGGTCGTCATCTTCAGCCATAACCCGTTGTACGAATACTACCCACCGTGGAACTTCTGGGTGCGGGACTGGCGCGAGGTTCACGAAGTTCTCAAGCCGTTTACCAACGTCACGAATATTCACGGTCATACTCATCAAGTCCTCTATAACGAGATCGGTAAGATGCGTTCGATTGGAATGCTGGCCACCTCCTGGACTTGGCCGTATGCGCCTGAAGGGGTCCCGACTCTCACAAAATGTAAGGTTCGAGTCGATCCCGGGGATCCGTTCGATGGGGTCGGTTGGTCGAAGCTCACCGTGAGCGCCGCAGAAAAACTCGAGAATGACTATGTGATGTGGCGGAAGGATATCCTGGGGGAGACTCCGTGGGACTCGGGATGCGCGGATAACGCCAATCAGATCCTGAGTCCACGACTCGCCGACCGTGAGTGGCCATACTACGGCGCATACAAGTAA